A portion of the Bacillus thuringiensis genome contains these proteins:
- a CDS encoding O-antigen ligase family protein, producing MVTKLKQTDNYFPHFLLLFIVFQPILDLLTSFSIYILHMSATVGVVVRFAFMLLALGYLLLHHKQQDAKKYILYLCLLGIALAIGLVNNMMVKSPVSFGEEVKFILKSVYPIVLLFGYIIAFKELKNKEYVFHKIITYFLYATLILSITMIVAMQTGTDFPSYPHSKIGSRGWFFAGNDLSSLFAIMFPIIVLYSIHKTTSFSKIYYWIPTILAMYASIMVGTKVGYGAIVITLGVALFFSFIEYMINRKKEGKGFTHIVNTVVAAVILGGLIVLTPHTPIAKNMGIHMQIYEYKKSVQEEKDRKEGKVIKEDPEDAKKHAKGELTDSEVKSLIYSDRDKFLKTYKQYYKDAPLSQKLFGMGYAGNYTDKIKLIEMDFHDLFFAFGIVGFLIYLIPLLYFGIKLFIRMITNFKKTMTVKYMLLASTLILSLGIGFMSGHVLTAPAVSIFFVVILAYIIVDFEIE from the coding sequence ATGGTTACTAAGTTGAAACAAACGGATAACTACTTCCCACATTTCCTATTGCTATTCATTGTGTTTCAACCAATTTTAGATTTATTAACATCTTTTTCAATCTATATATTACACATGAGCGCAACAGTTGGAGTTGTAGTCCGTTTCGCCTTTATGCTTCTTGCATTAGGATACCTACTTCTTCATCACAAACAACAAGATGCGAAAAAGTACATCCTCTATTTATGTTTACTCGGAATCGCACTCGCAATCGGTCTTGTAAATAATATGATGGTTAAATCGCCAGTTTCATTTGGAGAAGAAGTTAAATTCATTTTAAAGAGCGTATATCCAATTGTGCTACTGTTTGGATATATTATCGCCTTTAAAGAGCTAAAAAATAAAGAGTATGTATTTCATAAAATCATTACATATTTCTTATATGCAACTTTAATTTTAAGTATCACTATGATTGTCGCAATGCAAACTGGAACGGATTTCCCAAGCTATCCTCACTCAAAAATCGGTTCAAGAGGTTGGTTCTTCGCTGGAAATGATTTAAGTTCTCTTTTCGCCATTATGTTCCCAATCATTGTCTTATATTCGATTCATAAAACAACTTCTTTCTCGAAAATATATTACTGGATTCCAACAATACTTGCGATGTATGCAAGTATTATGGTCGGAACGAAAGTCGGATATGGCGCAATTGTTATTACATTAGGCGTAGCACTTTTCTTCTCATTCATTGAATATATGATAAATCGTAAAAAAGAAGGAAAAGGATTCACACATATTGTAAATACCGTTGTTGCCGCAGTTATACTAGGAGGTTTAATTGTTCTTACACCGCATACTCCTATCGCAAAAAATATGGGCATTCACATGCAAATATACGAATATAAAAAATCAGTACAAGAAGAAAAAGATCGAAAAGAAGGAAAAGTAATTAAAGAAGATCCAGAAGATGCAAAAAAACATGCAAAAGGTGAACTTACAGATTCTGAAGTGAAAAGTTTGATTTACAGCGATCGCGACAAATTCTTAAAAACATACAAACAATACTATAAAGACGCACCGCTTTCACAAAAACTATTCGGAATGGGTTACGCTGGTAACTACACAGATAAAATTAAATTAATTGAAATGGACTTCCATGACCTATTTTTCGCCTTTGGAATTGTCGGTTTCCTTATTTACTTAATACCACTTCTATACTTCGGTATTAAATTATTCATCCGCATGATCACAAACTTTAAGAAAACCATGACCGTAAAGTATATGCTATTAGCGAGCACACTCATTCTATCACTTGGCATTGGCTTTATGTCTGGCCACGTATTAACAGCGCCAGCCGTTAGTATTTTCTTCGTTGTTATACTCGCTTATATCATTGTTGATTTTGAAATTGAATAA
- a CDS encoding enoyl-CoA hydratase, giving the protein MEKRGVYIMEITSKTESVVVKYEGNVATVMVNRPEVLNALDEPTLKELLQKLKEVAESSAHIVVLCGNGRGFSAGGDIKSMLSSNDESKFDGIMNTISEVVVTLYTMPKLVISAIHGPTAGLGLSIALTADYVMADISSVIAMNFIGIALIPDGGGHFFLQKRVGENMTKQIIWEGKKLSVSEALDIGLIDEVIGEDFQTAVKQKISEWSQKPIKAMIQTKQILCEVNRSNLEQTLQLEKRGQYAMRQTADHKEGIAAFLEKRLPAFKGE; this is encoded by the coding sequence ATGGAGAAAAGAGGGGTATATATAATGGAAATAACAAGTAAAACAGAATCTGTCGTTGTGAAATATGAAGGTAACGTTGCAACGGTTATGGTCAATCGCCCAGAGGTGTTAAATGCGTTAGATGAGCCGACATTAAAAGAGTTATTACAAAAGTTGAAAGAAGTAGCGGAAAGTTCTGCGCATATCGTTGTGTTATGCGGGAACGGCCGTGGTTTTTCTGCGGGTGGGGATATTAAATCGATGCTTTCAAGTAATGATGAAAGTAAGTTTGATGGCATTATGAATACCATTTCTGAAGTTGTCGTGACATTATATACGATGCCGAAGCTTGTTATTAGTGCAATTCATGGACCAACTGCAGGTCTTGGATTAAGTATTGCGTTAACAGCTGATTATGTAATGGCGGATATATCATCTGTTATTGCAATGAACTTTATTGGAATCGCTTTAATTCCAGATGGAGGCGGTCATTTCTTCCTTCAAAAGCGCGTCGGTGAAAATATGACGAAGCAAATTATTTGGGAAGGCAAGAAATTATCGGTGAGTGAAGCGCTTGATATCGGCTTAATTGATGAAGTAATCGGCGAAGATTTCCAAACGGCTGTGAAGCAAAAAATTAGTGAATGGTCACAAAAACCGATTAAAGCAATGATTCAAACGAAGCAAATTTTATGTGAAGTAAATCGCTCTAATTTAGAGCAAACATTGCAATTAGAAAAGCGTGGTCAATATGCAATGAGACAAACAGCGGATCATAAAGAAGGAATTGCTGCGTTTTTAGAGAAACGTTTACCAGCATTTAAAGGGGAATAA
- a CDS encoding nucleoside triphosphate pyrophosphohydrolase: MSAYNKLVRDRVPEKILMSGKTYTAQKLTGQAYIQALAKIGTEEIREFASMKEREHALDSLADALEVIISLARAEGASIEDVERLRKKKEVERGGFERGIYLLDVSEE; this comes from the coding sequence ATGTCAGCATATAACAAGTTAGTAAGAGATCGTGTTCCAGAGAAGATTTTAATGTCTGGAAAAACGTATACAGCACAAAAATTAACAGGTCAAGCATACATACAGGCTTTAGCGAAAATTGGAACGGAAGAAATTCGTGAATTTGCTTCTATGAAAGAACGCGAACATGCGCTAGATTCTCTTGCGGATGCACTAGAAGTAATCATTTCATTAGCACGTGCGGAAGGTGCATCGATTGAAGATGTGGAACGCCTTCGTAAGAAAAAAGAAGTAGAGCGCGGTGGATTTGAAAGAGGGATTTATTTATTAGATGTTTCAGAAGAATAG
- a CDS encoding M42 family metallopeptidase, translating into MAHHTKETMELIKELVSIPSPSGNTAKIINFIENYVSEWNVETKRNNKGALILTVKGKNDAQHRLLTAHVDTLGAMVKEIKPDGRLSLSMIGGFRWNSVEGEYCEIETSSGKTYTGTILMHQTSVHVYKDAGEAKRDEKNIEVRIDERVFSADEVRELGIEVGDFVSFDPRVQITESGYIKSRHLDDKVSVAILLKLIKRLQDENVTLPYTTHFLISNNEEIGYGGNSNIPDETVEYLAVDMGALGDGQASDEYTVSICAKDSSGPYHYALRKHLVELAKTNHIEYKVDIYPYYGSDASAAIRAGFDVKHALIGAGIDSSHAFERTHESSIAHTEALVYAYVMSNLIEE; encoded by the coding sequence ATGGCACATCATACGAAAGAAACGATGGAACTGATTAAGGAGCTTGTCTCTATTCCGAGTCCGTCTGGAAATACAGCGAAAATTATTAATTTCATTGAAAACTATGTCAGTGAGTGGAACGTAGAAACGAAACGTAATAATAAGGGTGCTCTTATTTTAACAGTAAAAGGGAAGAATGATGCGCAGCACCGCTTATTAACGGCACATGTTGATACGTTAGGTGCGATGGTGAAAGAAATTAAGCCTGATGGTCGCCTGAGTCTTTCTATGATTGGTGGATTTCGTTGGAACTCTGTAGAAGGAGAATATTGCGAAATTGAAACATCAAGTGGCAAGACGTATACAGGAACGATTTTAATGCATCAAACATCTGTACATGTATACAAAGATGCAGGTGAAGCAAAACGAGATGAGAAAAATATTGAAGTTCGTATTGATGAGCGCGTATTTTCAGCTGATGAAGTACGCGAATTAGGAATTGAAGTAGGAGACTTCGTGTCATTTGATCCGCGCGTTCAAATTACAGAGAGTGGATACATAAAATCACGTCATTTAGATGACAAAGTAAGTGTTGCGATTTTATTAAAATTAATTAAAAGATTACAAGATGAAAACGTAACATTACCATATACGACGCATTTCTTAATTTCTAATAATGAAGAGATTGGATACGGTGGTAATTCTAATATTCCAGACGAAACTGTTGAATATTTAGCGGTTGATATGGGAGCGTTAGGTGATGGACAAGCATCTGATGAATATACAGTATCTATTTGTGCAAAAGACTCTAGCGGCCCGTATCATTACGCTTTACGTAAACATTTAGTAGAGCTTGCGAAAACGAATCATATTGAATATAAAGTAGATATTTATCCGTACTACGGATCTGATGCATCAGCTGCGATTCGCGCGGGATTTGATGTGAAACATGCGTTAATTGGAGCGGGTATTGATTCTTCTCACGCATTTGAACGTACACATGAAAGTTCTATTGCGCATACAGAAGCATTAGTGTATGCATATGTAATGTCTAATTTAATTGAAGAATAA
- a CDS encoding N-acetylmuramoyl-L-alanine amidase — translation MKYKAIAAGLLAANLLAHPINSLAETKKFPDVSDSAWSKDAIYYLVERNVINGMPDGNFMPYGNLTRAQAAKIIATAIGAKVDPNAKPSYNDAKNSWAASFIAAMEKENIIKGREPGVFDPEGKVTRAEMAAMLVRAYNLKSKVTGPVPTKFADLENHWGKEEVNILVELKLSLGTENGWKPNDSITREQAAQLTAQTDKFSKNSDRPVETKKMYIDRKFITYHAPSLSSGISANQHNPQMVEIKEERDGWIKIATSNGDKWTPLVEKTEVINEGFTTYAEASSSSKVMGTHNAQQVTVIEENGSWIRIRMGAGFQWVNKNQLNPVKQGNFLEGKAIIIDPGHGGVDSGNPGYYEKESETVLDVSLRLQKIFEKKTPFTVLFTRTDDTRPGTSGPDSLKKRVEFAQKNNGDIFVSIHGNGTEEKNGQGTETFYYESATARGTNPNVSESRLLAEKIQERLVDALGTKDRGVKKGDLYVIRENTMPAVLAELAFVDNKSDADKIATPAQRQNAAEAIYQGILDYYEEMGNNVSSFR, via the coding sequence ATGAAGTACAAAGCAATAGCCGCAGGTTTATTAGCAGCAAATTTATTAGCACATCCAATTAATAGTTTAGCAGAAACGAAGAAATTTCCTGATGTTTCAGATAGTGCGTGGTCGAAAGACGCAATTTATTATTTAGTAGAGAGAAATGTAATTAACGGTATGCCAGATGGTAACTTTATGCCATACGGAAATTTAACACGTGCCCAGGCAGCAAAGATTATCGCAACAGCAATTGGTGCTAAAGTAGATCCTAATGCAAAGCCGTCTTATAATGATGCAAAAAATAGTTGGGCAGCATCATTTATTGCAGCCATGGAAAAAGAGAATATTATTAAAGGGCGAGAACCAGGAGTATTTGATCCTGAAGGAAAAGTAACTCGTGCTGAAATGGCAGCTATGCTTGTAAGAGCATATAATCTGAAGAGCAAAGTAACAGGACCAGTGCCTACAAAATTCGCTGATTTAGAGAATCATTGGGGTAAAGAAGAAGTTAATATTTTAGTAGAATTAAAACTTTCTTTAGGTACAGAGAATGGCTGGAAACCGAATGATTCTATTACGCGTGAACAAGCAGCTCAGCTTACTGCGCAAACAGATAAATTTAGCAAAAATAGTGATCGTCCAGTAGAAACAAAGAAAATGTACATAGATAGAAAATTCATTACATATCACGCACCATCATTAAGTTCTGGAATTAGTGCAAATCAGCATAATCCACAAATGGTTGAAATTAAAGAAGAACGAGATGGATGGATTAAAATTGCAACAAGTAACGGTGATAAATGGACACCTTTAGTAGAGAAAACAGAGGTTATTAATGAAGGATTCACTACTTATGCAGAAGCTTCTTCTTCTTCAAAAGTAATGGGAACACATAACGCACAGCAAGTAACTGTTATTGAAGAGAACGGCAGCTGGATTCGTATCCGCATGGGTGCTGGTTTCCAATGGGTTAATAAAAATCAATTAAATCCAGTGAAGCAAGGTAACTTCTTAGAAGGAAAAGCGATTATCATTGATCCAGGTCATGGTGGAGTTGATTCAGGTAATCCAGGTTATTATGAGAAAGAAAGTGAAACTGTATTAGATGTATCATTGCGATTACAGAAAATATTTGAGAAAAAGACACCATTTACCGTGTTATTCACTCGTACAGATGATACACGTCCAGGAACAAGTGGTCCTGATTCTTTAAAGAAACGTGTAGAATTTGCTCAAAAAAATAATGGGGATATTTTTGTAAGTATTCATGGTAATGGCACGGAAGAGAAAAATGGACAAGGTACAGAAACGTTCTACTATGAATCAGCGACAGCAAGAGGAACAAATCCTAACGTATCAGAAAGTCGTTTACTAGCAGAAAAAATTCAAGAGCGTCTTGTAGATGCACTGGGAACAAAAGATCGTGGTGTGAAAAAAGGCGATTTATACGTAATTAGAGAAAATACAATGCCAGCTGTATTAGCAGAATTAGCATTTGTAGATAATAAAAGTGATGCAGATAAAATAGCTACACCAGCGCAAAGACAAAATGCAGCGGAAGCTATTTATCAAGGCATTTTAGATTACTATGAAGAAATGGGTAACAACGTGTCTTCTTTCCGTTAA
- a CDS encoding TRM11 family SAM-dependent methyltransferase, with amino-acid sequence MSNHSKTPACIYTYAFREEERALCYLEMRSFFGMESHVNILKSDVKIDPSRSAFIKERVEVMYEGDDLESILKQVEQIDLAGASFKVIFVKINDLVGENKIEYGERRLIERDLGMHIEGEADVRNPERVFGIVPLGGRWYFGHYVESEPVWYHHIKKPHSYSTSLSTRVARSVANIAVPNPEGVRAIDPCCGIGTVVVEALSMGINIVGRDINPLVVLGTRKNIAHFGFEGTVTKGPIEEITENYDVAIIDMPYDLFTHATPEDQLSILSSARRIAKKVVVVTMETMDDMIHEAGFEITDRCITRKGSFTRQILVCE; translated from the coding sequence TTGAGTAATCATAGTAAAACACCTGCCTGTATATATACGTATGCATTTCGTGAGGAGGAGCGTGCTTTATGTTACTTGGAAATGCGCTCGTTCTTTGGAATGGAGTCCCACGTTAATATTTTAAAAAGTGATGTCAAAATTGACCCGAGTAGAAGTGCATTTATTAAAGAGCGCGTTGAGGTTATGTATGAAGGGGACGACTTAGAAAGTATTTTAAAACAAGTGGAACAAATTGATTTGGCGGGAGCGTCGTTTAAAGTTATCTTCGTTAAAATCAATGACCTCGTTGGGGAGAATAAAATTGAATATGGAGAAAGACGTCTTATTGAACGCGACCTTGGCATGCATATTGAAGGAGAAGCGGATGTTCGTAATCCAGAGCGTGTATTCGGGATTGTTCCTCTTGGAGGACGCTGGTACTTCGGGCACTATGTAGAAAGTGAGCCAGTTTGGTATCATCACATAAAAAAACCGCATAGTTATTCGACATCTCTTAGCACACGTGTTGCGAGATCAGTTGCAAATATCGCTGTACCAAATCCAGAGGGAGTACGAGCAATTGACCCGTGCTGCGGTATTGGAACAGTAGTAGTAGAAGCACTTTCTATGGGGATTAACATCGTTGGCAGAGATATAAATCCACTTGTAGTTCTTGGAACAAGAAAAAATATCGCACATTTCGGATTTGAAGGAACAGTAACAAAAGGACCAATCGAGGAAATTACTGAGAACTACGACGTTGCCATTATTGATATGCCATACGACTTATTTACGCATGCCACACCAGAAGACCAGCTCTCCATTCTTTCAAGTGCGCGCCGCATCGCTAAAAAGGTAGTCGTTGTCACGATGGAAACAATGGATGACATGATCCATGAAGCAGGATTTGAAATTACAGATCGCTGTATTACAAGAAAAGGATCATTTACTAGACAAATTCTTGTTTGTGAATAA
- a CDS encoding proline racemase family protein: MKVSKIYTTIDAHVAGEPLRIITGGVPEIKGETQLERRAYCMEHLDYLREILMYEPRGHHGMYGCIITPPASAHADFGVLFMHNEGWSTMCGHGIIAVITVGIETGMFEVKGEKQKFIIDSPAGEVVAYAKYNGSEVESVSFENVPSFVYKKDVLIKIDNYEFQVDIAFGGAFYAVVDCKEFGLKVDFKDLSAIQKWGSKIKHYIESKMEVKHPLEEGLKGIYGVIFSDEPKDKGATLRNVTIFADGQVDRSPCGTGTSARIATLFEKATLQKGEVFIHECITDGKFQGEVLSVTAVGTYEAVVPKVTGNAFITGFHQFVVDPRDDLKRGFLLG, encoded by the coding sequence ATGAAGGTTAGTAAAATATATACAACGATTGATGCACACGTAGCTGGGGAGCCGCTTCGAATTATTACGGGCGGCGTGCCAGAAATAAAAGGGGAAACGCAGCTGGAAAGACGCGCATACTGTATGGAACATTTGGATTACCTTCGTGAAATTCTGATGTATGAACCGAGAGGGCATCACGGAATGTACGGTTGTATCATTACACCGCCAGCAAGTGCCCACGCTGATTTTGGTGTTTTATTTATGCACAATGAAGGATGGAGTACGATGTGTGGTCATGGCATTATTGCTGTCATTACAGTAGGAATTGAAACAGGCATGTTTGAAGTAAAGGGTGAAAAACAAAAGTTCATTATTGATAGCCCTGCTGGGGAAGTTGTTGCGTATGCAAAATATAACGGGAGTGAAGTAGAATCTGTATCATTTGAAAATGTCCCTTCCTTTGTATACAAAAAAGACGTTCTTATTAAAATAGATAACTATGAATTTCAAGTAGATATTGCGTTTGGCGGAGCATTTTACGCTGTTGTAGATTGTAAAGAATTTGGTTTGAAAGTTGATTTCAAAGATTTATCTGCTATTCAAAAGTGGGGCAGTAAAATTAAACATTATATAGAGAGCAAAATGGAAGTGAAGCATCCACTTGAAGAAGGTTTAAAAGGAATATACGGCGTTATTTTTTCAGATGAACCGAAAGACAAAGGTGCTACGCTACGAAATGTAACGATTTTTGCTGATGGGCAAGTAGATCGTTCTCCTTGTGGTACAGGAACTTCCGCAAGAATCGCAACTCTTTTTGAAAAAGCTACCTTGCAAAAAGGAGAAGTATTCATCCATGAATGCATTACTGATGGGAAATTCCAGGGAGAAGTATTATCCGTAACAGCGGTAGGTACATATGAAGCTGTCGTTCCGAAAGTAACGGGGAATGCATTTATTACAGGGTTTCATCAGTTCGTTGTAGATCCGAGAGATGATTTGAAACGGGGATTTTTGTTAGGGTAG
- a CDS encoding ornithine cyclodeaminase family protein: MLVISANEQRNLVNMNEVIEYAALALKEFSAERTITPIRGSLPFANERNTALIMPSVAEGLEALGVKIVTVVPQNKQVGKKTINGIVMLSDFQTGEPLALLEGSYLTMIRTGALSGVATKYLARHNAKTLCIIGTGEQAKGIAEAIFAVRDIEKVILYNRTEEKAYAFAQYMQEKFGKPAYVYRDPNEAIREADIIVTTTNASTPVFSETLQKGVHVNAVGSFRPSMQELPSHAITSANKVVVESKEAALDETGDLQVPIKEGLFKANAIHAELGQIISKEKAGRENDEEITIFKSVGLAVVDIIVAKYLYERAVERGVGNKIEF, encoded by the coding sequence ATGCTAGTTATAAGCGCGAACGAACAAAGAAACTTAGTAAATATGAATGAGGTTATTGAATACGCGGCGCTTGCTTTAAAAGAATTTTCCGCAGAAAGAACGATTACACCAATAAGAGGCTCATTACCATTTGCGAACGAGCGAAATACGGCATTAATTATGCCTTCAGTAGCGGAAGGACTTGAAGCACTTGGAGTAAAAATAGTAACGGTAGTCCCGCAAAATAAACAGGTAGGAAAGAAAACGATCAACGGGATTGTGATGCTATCAGACTTTCAAACGGGAGAACCGCTCGCACTTCTAGAAGGATCGTACTTAACGATGATCCGAACGGGCGCCTTATCAGGAGTAGCGACAAAATATTTAGCTCGTCATAACGCAAAAACTTTATGCATTATCGGCACGGGCGAACAAGCGAAAGGAATTGCTGAAGCAATATTTGCGGTTAGAGATATCGAAAAAGTCATTTTATACAATCGAACAGAAGAAAAAGCGTATGCATTTGCGCAATATATGCAAGAGAAATTTGGTAAACCAGCTTACGTTTACAGGGATCCAAATGAAGCAATACGTGAAGCAGACATTATCGTCACAACTACGAATGCATCCACACCAGTCTTCTCAGAAACACTACAAAAAGGCGTCCACGTAAACGCCGTCGGCTCATTCAGACCGAGCATGCAAGAACTACCCTCACACGCCATCACAAGCGCAAACAAAGTAGTAGTCGAATCAAAAGAAGCAGCACTAGACGAAACAGGAGACCTTCAAGTTCCGATAAAAGAGGGTCTATTCAAAGCAAACGCCATTCACGCTGAACTTGGTCAAATTATAAGCAAAGAAAAAGCTGGACGCGAAAATGATGAAGAAATTACTATTTTCAAATCAGTTGGTTTAGCAGTAGTGGATATTATCGTTGCGAAGTATTTGTATGAGAGAGCGGTGGAGCGCGGAGTAGGGAATAAGATTGAGTTTTGA
- a CDS encoding ABC transporter substrate-binding protein → MKKKLFVLPFVLLLFIALAACSGEKDSKQAGTSKSGTPKDGGALTIGVSDNPDTMNPLYANDRVSLTVQQALYAPLYHMEDGKKKFVLAESFTPSEDQLTWTLKLKDNLKWHDGKKITSDDIAFTFQSILDEKQNSSSRENFIFKGKPLEVKKVDELTTQFVLPQVSASFEGVMNDFFPIPKHVFEGEADLAKSKKNLQPVGSGPFKFKEYKSDEYVALDRFDDYVGGKAKLDSIVYRVVKDRNTANVSLQNGQINMKMIEPQDFKKLDSTGNFSMVTFPEGRLFYLSYNMNTDLMKKKEVRQAIAHALDKKEMINSAFVSGEFAEPANSILTPDAMYYAKDIKDYKYDKKEAKDLLAKAGVKDKEKVRVMYVTNNKIMESLALYTQQKLKEVGLEVELNALDASAASEKGLDKENKEYDITFGGYIMGPEPDSYKSLFLSNAEYNYARYKNADFDKLWEEAAVETDKTKRAELYHKIQETAREDVPYLPIAYPKAVIAVDKKFDGLKEAKAIPVTMFEDLSKIYEVK, encoded by the coding sequence ATGAAGAAGAAGTTGTTTGTATTACCATTTGTCCTACTATTATTTATTGCATTAGCTGCTTGTTCAGGGGAAAAAGATTCGAAGCAAGCAGGAACTAGTAAATCAGGGACTCCGAAAGATGGAGGGGCGTTAACGATTGGTGTTAGCGATAATCCAGATACGATGAATCCGCTTTATGCGAATGATCGTGTGTCATTAACTGTGCAGCAAGCTTTATATGCGCCGCTATATCATATGGAAGACGGTAAGAAAAAGTTTGTTCTTGCTGAGAGCTTTACGCCTTCAGAAGATCAATTAACGTGGACATTGAAATTAAAAGATAATTTGAAATGGCATGATGGTAAGAAAATTACATCAGACGATATAGCATTTACATTCCAATCTATTTTGGATGAGAAGCAAAATAGCTCAAGTCGTGAAAATTTTATTTTTAAAGGAAAGCCGCTTGAGGTGAAAAAGGTAGATGAGTTAACAACTCAATTCGTGTTACCACAAGTAAGTGCATCTTTTGAAGGTGTGATGAATGATTTCTTCCCAATCCCGAAACATGTATTTGAAGGGGAAGCAGATTTAGCGAAGAGTAAGAAAAACTTACAGCCTGTAGGATCAGGGCCGTTTAAGTTTAAAGAGTATAAATCAGATGAGTACGTTGCATTAGATCGATTTGATGATTATGTAGGTGGGAAAGCTAAATTAGACTCTATCGTATACCGAGTTGTAAAAGACCGTAATACAGCAAATGTTTCACTGCAAAATGGTCAAATCAACATGAAGATGATTGAACCGCAAGACTTTAAGAAATTGGATAGCACTGGGAACTTCTCAATGGTGACATTCCCTGAAGGTAGATTATTCTACTTATCTTATAACATGAATACTGATCTTATGAAGAAAAAAGAAGTGCGTCAAGCAATTGCGCATGCGTTAGATAAAAAAGAAATGATTAACTCAGCATTCGTTTCAGGTGAATTTGCAGAACCAGCAAATTCAATCTTAACGCCAGACGCTATGTATTATGCGAAAGATATTAAAGACTATAAGTATGATAAAAAAGAAGCGAAAGATTTATTAGCAAAAGCTGGCGTGAAAGATAAGGAAAAAGTACGTGTGATGTATGTAACGAATAATAAAATTATGGAAAGCTTAGCGTTATATACACAACAAAAATTAAAAGAAGTTGGCTTAGAAGTTGAACTAAATGCATTAGATGCTAGTGCGGCAAGCGAAAAAGGCTTAGATAAAGAGAATAAAGAATATGACATTACATTTGGTGGTTACATAATGGGACCTGAGCCAGATTCATATAAGAGCTTATTCTTAAGCAATGCTGAATACAATTATGCACGATATAAAAACGCTGATTTCGATAAGTTATGGGAAGAAGCTGCAGTTGAAACAGATAAAACAAAACGCGCAGAGCTATACCATAAAATTCAAGAGACAGCTAGAGAAGACGTACCTTATCTACCAATCGCGTATCCGAAAGCAGTTATTGCAGTAGATAAAAAGTTTGATGGATTAAAAGAAGCGAAAGCAATTCCTGTCACAATGTTTGAAGATCTATCTAAGATTTATGAAGTGAAATAA
- a CDS encoding ABC transporter permease codes for MYKVIAKRLLNAIPLLFVISIISFLLIKLAPGDPVRNFVTPNMSPIDVERIRKSLGLDQPIYVQYFLWLKNILTGNFGYSLQNHRPVLELITERLPATIGLMGSSLLVSFVIAIPLGLFTGVKKNSLFDRIVNFISYVGISMPVFWFALLLVYLFSLKLNLLPSMGMRTVGKDSVWDIVQHGILPCMVLAFQNVSVYMRYIRSSTIQQLEEEYVQIQYAYGASKKTVLFNHVLRNVLIPIITIFGLSIPSLVGGAFITETVFSWPGLGSLGVNAIFRFDYPIIMAITLLSSFMLILGNLIADILYGVVDPRIRMRG; via the coding sequence GTGTATAAAGTAATTGCGAAGAGGCTTTTAAATGCAATTCCGCTTTTATTTGTTATTTCTATTATTTCTTTTCTATTAATAAAACTAGCACCGGGGGATCCGGTTCGAAACTTTGTAACGCCAAACATGAGTCCAATTGATGTGGAGCGTATTCGCAAAAGTTTAGGACTAGATCAACCAATTTACGTGCAGTATTTTTTATGGTTAAAAAACATTTTAACAGGAAACTTTGGTTACTCACTTCAAAATCATCGTCCTGTTTTGGAACTTATCACAGAAAGATTACCTGCAACAATTGGGTTAATGGGATCATCTTTACTCGTCTCATTCGTAATCGCAATACCGCTTGGACTATTTACAGGTGTGAAAAAGAATTCATTATTTGACCGCATTGTAAACTTTATTTCATACGTTGGTATTTCTATGCCGGTTTTCTGGTTTGCACTACTATTAGTCTACTTATTCTCTTTAAAATTGAACCTACTTCCGAGTATGGGTATGCGCACCGTTGGTAAAGATTCTGTCTGGGATATTGTGCAACACGGCATTTTACCTTGTATGGTGCTTGCGTTCCAAAACGTATCTGTTTATATGAGATATATTCGTTCAAGTACGATTCAGCAATTAGAAGAAGAATATGTACAAATTCAATATGCGTACGGCGCTTCGAAGAAAACAGTGTTATTTAATCACGTACTTCGAAATGTATTAATACCGATCATTACAATTTTCGGATTATCGATTCCAAGTTTAGTAGGCGGAGCGTTTATTACGGAAACAGTATTTTCATGGCCGGGTCTTGGTTCACTTGGGGTAAATGCTATTTTTAGATTTGATTATCCGATTATCATGGCAATTACATTACTATCATCATTCATGTTAATTCTCGGTAACTTAATTGCTGATATTTTATATGGCGTAGTAGATCCGCGCATTCGAATGAGGGGGTGA